A stretch of DNA from Micromonospora peucetia:
GGCCACATGGCCCCGGCGACGGTGGCCCAGGCGTGGAACACCTACCAGGGCGGCCTGAAGGGGCTGATGACCTGGTCGCTGAACTGGGACGGGTCGAGGGGCTGGACCTTCGGCGACAACGTCCGGGCCCTCCAGGGCCGCTGACGCACCAGGCACCACAGGCCCCGACCGCGCGGTCCCGCCCCTCCCCACGGAGGAAGACCGCGCGGTCGGCACGTCCGGTTGCCGGTCGCCGGTCGGCACGTCCGGTTGCCGGTCGCCGGTCGGCACGTCCGGTTGCCGGTCGCCGGCCTCCGGCAAGGGCCGTGGCGACCGTCAGGAAGGGCGACCCATCTCGGTGAGGATGCCGGTGGCCTGACCGAGTTCGATCAGGTAGCCGTCCGGATCCCGCAGGTAGCAGCGGATCTCGGCGCCGTGGTCCTTCGGCTCGGTCAGGAAGCGGGCGCCCCGTGACCGCCACCGTTCGTAGACCTCGTGGACGTCGGTGACGCGGATGTTCATCGCCCCGCTGAGAGTGTCCGGGTCCGGCGGCGCCTGCGCCCGTACGGTCGGCTTGTCGTCGGTCGGGCCACCCTCGTCGTTGATCACGATGTAGCTGTTGTGGAACCGCAGGATCGCCGGCCGGCGGTCCCGCACCACCGTCGCGCCCAGGACGGTCCGGTAGAACTCCCGGGAGTGGTCGACGTCCCGCACGATCAACAGGTGCGTGAGCACGATCCCGCCCTCGGGCTGAAAGTAGTCCGGCGCCTCGCTGGCCATGCACGCCTCCCCCGGTCGGACCCGGCACGGCGTACCCGCTGGTGGCATCGGCACACCTGCCGCCGGCCCAGCTCGCGAGCGCGTGCAGAAATCCTTCGATCCATCCATTGACTTCAATTGTTTACGCCACAACAATCACCTCCATAGGAATTGATTAGCTTCGATCAATGAACCTGGAGGGAGGCACCCATGGCAGCACTGACAGGCGAGGTTTCCTGGTTCTGCTGCGGCAGCGCGTGGGGTCCGTGCGGCACCGCTGGCGGAGGCGCCTGCGGCACCGGCTCGTCCGGCAACTACCAGCACGCCTGGCCGAACACCTCCGACGCCTGCCTGGCCATCACCCGGCCGCACGCGTGCGGGATCACCGGGATGAGCCGCCGCGGCTGCGGCTTCCGGCACTACACCACCAACCTCTGCAACGGTGCCCGGGTCGGCACCGTCATCGCCGACTGCGGCCCGCAGACCGACCTGTTCTGCGGCGAGCGCACCTGCTGCGGCTCGGCCTGCGGCAGCAACCGGATCATCGACCTGACGCCCGCCGCGTACAGCGCGATCGCCAGCCTCACCACCGGGCTGCGGCCCTGCTCCGTCAACTCCGTCTGAACGGGAGGACCGCCATGCACCAGACCCTGGACCGGCGCCGGCTGCTCGCCACCGCCGCGCTCGGCGGCGTGGTCGGCGCCACCGGTCTCGGCTCGCTCGCCCCCGAGGCGGCCTTCGCCGCCGAGGCCGCCACCGTCGAACCCGGCGCGCCCGACCCGAACTTCGCCGAGGGCCGGATCAGCAAGATCTCCGGCAGCATGCT
This window harbors:
- a CDS encoding VOC family protein, whose protein sequence is MASEAPDYFQPEGGIVLTHLLIVRDVDHSREFYRTVLGATVVRDRRPAILRFHNSYIVINDEGGPTDDKPTVRAQAPPDPDTLSGAMNIRVTDVHEVYERWRSRGARFLTEPKDHGAEIRCYLRDPDGYLIELGQATGILTEMGRPS